From the Lactuca sativa cultivar Salinas chromosome 9, Lsat_Salinas_v11, whole genome shotgun sequence genome, the window TTCATAATTGTGCATTGAAATATGCATATAGTTACAATGAGTTACAATTTTTTTGTTACTTGCTACAGGCTCAAAGGGTGATAAAGCAACAGTTTCTGCTATAAATTACACTGATATTCCACATACTCAGGTAAGAAaaggtatttatttttaatctatcTATTTTTTAGGGTacataagttttttatttttcattttctaaTATAGATTcaattatattattttgattaaaaattcatttttgtgaATATTCGTTTAAAATATCCAAGCCTTTTTaacttaaaattaaaaataatcaaaagCCTAACATATATTGTACATACTCTACAAgcaatacatataacatatagctCAACAGAATGAGATTAAAAAGAATGTCATCCAAAAAGCTTCTTGCTACTTTACAAGCAATACATATAACAGCTGCACCTATTCTTTTCTAACAGATCCATCATGTTCACCTTTTAACAGGATTCATACAAAATCAATTCAATCATAttataacaaaaacaataattaatctATAACTAAAGTTATTATAGATAATAAAAACAACCTTGAGAAACAGAGAGTTTACCTGTGACTGTGAGTTACCTTGATTAGGTTGCAGTTGTGCTCCTTCTTTTCTAACAGATCTTTTATAGATCTTAGGTACTCACCCTTTCACAGGATTCATACAAATCAATTCAATCatctttatataataataaaatgataattaaTCGATGTGTGATGAAAATTTTACTAACCTCAATCTGCCACATTAAATCAGGAATGGAAACAAGTAGAAACATCAACTCATTAACCAACAAAGAcagaagagaaagaaagaaagaaaaaaacaacAAAGAACAGCCATACCTATACATTTTTAGAATGTAACTGTCAACTGACAGTTAATACTTAGAATGTAACTGTCAACTGACAATATTAATCACAATTAAcatcaaacataaatatttatacatttttagaATGTAACTGTCAACTAACAGTTAATACCTAATTATGGCAGTTACTTTCTATCTAACTAACACAACTTTCACTAATTCCCATTCTTAAAAATACGTGAAACCAAATATCAAATGCATGTATTTATATTTGTAAGATTGGGCTTGGAGCAATCtatatttattaaagaaaatattacaGTTAGATAATTACATATTGAAAAATAAAGCTAATTTTAAACAGATTGACCACCCAAGGGTAAAAAGGTCACATACATAAATTATGAAGTAACGGGTTTGCAGGTGGTTTTGTGTTGGACACCTGTTTAGCCCATTTCTAACTTTCAAATTTCTGCAAAAGAtcatattcaaaattttaaaagtatttctaattttcaaatttctgtaaaagttcataaaattttataacaaacacataaaaatattcaAACAAGCTGAAAAAGTAATTGGATGCTGAAAAAGTAATTGATAACCTATACAGTTTTGGTCCCTGCTTCAGTTTTGTCACTGTACAGTTTTGGCCCCTGTACAATTTTTTTGTCCCTGTATAGTTTTGGCCCTGTACAATTTTTTTAACTAAACTAATTATTtacaatataaaattaaaataaaagtatATAAAATGCAGAAATCATAATAATTTAAGTTCAATGGACCTACAAAGATATCCCAAATGTTTGGTAACAAGCATCTAATAAGTATCAAATTAGGTGTAAATATCAAATACTAAAAAAATCAATCCTAAaaaatgtttgaatgaaaatTTGAGACATCATTAAGCTTATAGTTTTGTCACTGTACAGTTTTAGCTCCTGTATAATTTTTTTGTCCCTGTATAGTTTTGGCCCtgtacaatttttttttgtttttgcataGTTTTTGTCCCTAAACATGCGTACTCATTATTGCTTTAAATGGTAAATAATTATGTAGGTTGGCAACAAATGTTTAATGGATAAATCATGGATTTCCTCTAGTAGATTATCAAATGCATATGATGAAGGTGTGAATGCTTTTCTAGAGTTTGCACAAACTAATAATCCAAAGTTAGATGTTATTCCATGCCCTTGTGTAAATTGCATCAATTTGTGTCACCACTCAATTGACAATGTACGTTATCATTTGTTTGCCCACGACTTCGATGAGAATTATAAGATTTGGTCTTTCCATGGAGAAAAACAACCCAATAGTGATTCTAGATGCCCTAACAATTCCATTCCTCCTGATGCTATTTATACAAAGGATATGCTTCATGATGCCTTCAAATACGTAGACGATGAACCTGATTCGTTGAAATCACTTCTTGAAGAGTGTGATAAGCCACTTTATGTAGGGTCAAAGTATAATGCACTTAGTGGATTATTGAAATTCCAACATTTGAAGGGTCAATTTGGATGGTCTGATGCTAGTTTTGATGCTTTGTTGTCTGTCCGAAAAGATATCTTACCATCAAACAATACCATCCCTAGCTCGATATATAAGTCCAAGAAGTTGCTAAAAGGAGTAGGTCTACAATATGAGAAGATTCATGCATGTGAAAATGATTGTGTTCTATTCTGGAAAGAACATAAAGATGCTTCTCAATGTCCAACTTGTGGCACTTCTCGTTGGAAGAAGAATTCCAAAAACATACCTTCAAAAGTTTTGTGGTATTTTCCTATCATCCCTAGATTTAGAAGAATGTTTTCAATACCACAAATTGCACATGACTTAACTTGGCATGCACAAGGTCGGATCAATAATGGGAAGCTTACTCATCCTCGCGATACCCCTTCTTGGAAGCTTGTTGATAACACGTGGAAAGAATTCGGACAAGAAAAACGAAAtcttagattagccttgtatgcTGATGGTATCAATCCACACAAGTCATTAAGTTCCAAGCATAGTTGTTGGCCGgttatcctaataacatataatctACCCCCTTATTTGTGTATGTCAAGAAAATTCATGATGTTGACTCTGTTGATATCCGGGCCAAACCAACCTGGTAACAATATTGATGTCTACTTGGCACCATTGATAGAAGATCTAAAGCTCTTGTGGGAAACTGGCGTTGAGACGTTTGATTCTCATAAGAAAGAATACTTCAATTTAAGAGCAATATTACTTTGGACTATAAGTGATTTTCCCGCGTATGGTAACCTTTCGGGGTGTGTTACTAAAGGTTATTATGCTTGTCCAATATGTTCAAAGAATACTTGTTCACAATGGTTGCCAAAGTCCGAAAAAGTATGCTTCCTTGGGCATAGAAGATTCCTACCACTTGAACATCCTTTtcgcaaaagaaaaaaaaatttcaacaatCAACAGGAGCACGATTTTATGCCACAACCATCATCAGGTGAAGAGATTTATGACTATCTGGCGGGATTTGAGACTACATGGGGGTAAGAAGATAAAGCCAAAGAAGGTAGTATCAAAGAAGGTAGGATCAAAGAAGATAAAGTCAAGGAAGGGAGCGTCAAAGAAGGAAACGCCAAAGAAGGAAAAgacaaagaagaaaaaagaaagtaTCGACGAGAGATCTAAATTTTGGCATAAAAAGTcgattttttttaacttgaataTTGGAAGAAGTTGCCTGTTTGCCATCAGTTAGATCTCATGCACATAGAAAAAAATGTGACCGAGAGTGTTTATGGGATAACGTTGAATTTTCCTCACAAGACGAAGGATGGATTAAAAGCACGACAAGATCTTGAAGCGTTGGGCATCAAGACTGAATTATGACCTGAACCAAAAGGGGATCGACATTGGCTTCCGCCTGCCAAGTACACATTGAATTCCGCAGAGAAACATCTATTTTATGAAACCCTGTCTAACATAAAAGTTCCTTATTGGTATTGCTCTAATTTCAAGAATCTCGTGTCGGATGATGTTTCAAAGATGAATGGTTTGAAGTCTAATGATTGTCATGTACTAATGCAACAACTTCTTCCTTTTGCAATCAAAGGGGTTTTAGATGTGAAGGTGTGGAGAACAATCCTAAGCATGTGTCATTTTTTCAATGAGTTGTGTAGTAAAGTTGTTGATGTTAGTAAGCTAGGCAAGTTGCAAAGTGACATTGTATTAACATTATGTTTGTTAGAGAAGTACTTTCCTCCTTCATTTTCCGATGTCATGACATACTTGATAGTGCATTTAGTTAGAGAGGTGAGGTTGTGTGGCCCGGTTCATTTTAGGTGGATGTATCCATTTGAGAGATACATGAAAACACTTAAAGGGTATGTaagaaccaaaactgaaaaacgtaagcacaaagcttagtgagttcccccatcgtaccacataccatacaacacatatcatacatactgccaggctattctaggGTGCCTGACaacccggtacggccattttggggtgccgactacccgtgcggccattccggggtgccgtcctacccgtgttaagccattctggggtgctgactacctgtgtcaagccattctggggtgctgactacccgtcggtcctgacaaccgatcctcggggactatttcaccccctactgctactactatcacatatcataacataacatattatcagacatatctagggtgtctgaactacccttcggtcctaacaaccaaactcggggactgctcccctcctcctacctctaactcatataacggatcatgctagcatataaacataacaacacatactgtcagacgtatctggggtgtctgactaccctccggtcctaacaaccgaactatgCTACTATCACATGTAAcacatcatactagcatataatatatcaggtagtagcaaacctagatgatatcacagagacaatcatctatcatacgtctcctactggtgggccggcattgtagccttagacccaccgctactggaaggtaactcacctcaaagtagctgctgatctgatcgggaactgactgtctactgctgctgctgctgctccggaactcctctggctgtaattcccacaacatactcaatcaaacactgttaactgtcctttgggtaaaatgaccattttacccctgatcatgccctaattcaaagtcagagtcaactttcagttgacccgactcaccgaaTTGGctctccaacttgccgagtccctaccAAAACGATTgacctgaatcccgtttctactcgtcgagttaggcgatgactcgacgagttctccttctaaactgatattcaagtccttcatcctactcgctgagttgtatgaacaaatcgtcgagttcatcttcatccgatgaacacttatgctaagactcaccgagttgtatgaacagctcgccgagtctgtGCTtaatctaaggagattgccttgaactcgccgagtcagggcattaactcgccgagttcctccatggatgagttcagcttcca encodes:
- the LOC111905600 gene encoding uncharacterized protein LOC111905600 gives rise to the protein MDKSWISSSRLSNAYDEGVNAFLEFAQTNNPKLDVIPCPCVNCINLCHHSIDNVRYHLFAHDFDENYKIWSFHGEKQPNSDSRCPNNSIPPDAIYTKDMLHDAFKYVDDEPDSLKSLLEECDKPLYVGSKYNALSGLLKFQHLKGQFGWSDASFDALLSVRKDILPSNNTIPSSIYKSKKLLKGVGLQYEKIHACENDCVLFWKEHKDASQCPTCGTSRWKKNSKNIPSKVLWYFPIIPRFRRMFSIPQIAHDLTWHAQGRINNGKLTHPRDTPSWKLVDNTWKEFGQEKRNLRLALYADGINPHKSLSSKHSCWPVILITYNLPPYLCMSRKFMMLTLLISGPNQPGNNIDVYLAPLIEDLKLLWETGVETFDSHKKEYFNLRAILLWTISDFPAYGNLSGCVTKGYYACPICSKNTCSQWLPKSEKVCFLGHRRFLPLEHPFRKRKKNFNNQQEHDFMPQPSSGEEIYDYLAGFETTWG